The genomic DNA TTACTCCATCTATTTTTAGGCCATGGGTCACAGAAATTTATATAAATTCTCGATAATTCTTTAGCTTCAAAGTAATCCAAAATATTGCTTACATCTCCCCATAAAAATAGTATATTATTCAAATTAGAAGCATCTGCTTTTTCAACAGCCTTTAAAAGAACTTCTTCCTTAAGTTCCATGGCAATATAATTTATGTCAGGGTTCTGCTTAGCTAAAGTTGTTATAAACTTACCTTTTCCAGTCCCAAATTCAACATGTATTGGATTATCATTTCTAAACTTTAAATTCCACTTGCCTTTTAATTTGTCTATATCGTCTCTTAAAACATATTTTGTATAACTTAAAAGCTTTTCATCTGCACCTTTTTTTCGTCTTCTTCTCACAATAATTCTCCTTACATATAAAAAATTAGTAAAATACATTTTTATTATACATTATCTCACCAAAAAATAAAAAGAACTCTCTTAAAATAGAAATTTATTTCTATAAAGAGAGTTCTAAACTTACTAAAAACTTAATCTTAGTGGCACCCTGAACAACCAGAGCATCCTCCTCCACCTTGATCTTTCATATTTTCAGGAATAACTCTAAATCCAAATCCTGTATCTTCTATTATTATATCTCCATACTGACTATATTCATCAGAGCTCATTACAAATTGTAATTCTCCAACTTCATAAGTTAAGTCATCTTCTTTTTTCTCATCTAAAGCTAATCCAAAAGAAGGACCTCCACAACCAACACCTGCAAAGTATACTCTTATATTATTAGGTTTATCTTGATTGTCTTTTAAGATACTTTTTAAAGTATCAATAGCTGTTTCTGGTAAAGTAATTTTCATCAAATCATTCCCTTTCAAATATTTTATTAAAACAATATCTATTATATACCCATACAAGGTACATAATCAATTAGTTTTTGCATATTTTACTAAAACT from Clostridioides difficile ATCC 9689 = DSM 1296 includes the following:
- the trmB gene encoding tRNA (guanosine(46)-N7)-methyltransferase TrmB — protein: MRRRRKKGADEKLLSYTKYVLRDDIDKLKGKWNLKFRNDNPIHVEFGTGKGKFITTLAKQNPDINYIAMELKEEVLLKAVEKADASNLNNILFLWGDVSNILDYFEAKELSRIYINFCDPWPKNRWSKRRLTHSGFLEMYNRVLEDDGEIHFKTDNEKLFEFSLNEIAANNWLLKNISLDLGNSEYENNVTTEYEDKFMSQGMRIFRCEAKKRN